The following coding sequences lie in one Glycine max cultivar Williams 82 chromosome 19, Glycine_max_v4.0, whole genome shotgun sequence genomic window:
- the MYB182 gene encoding MYB transcription factor MYB182 translates to MDKKQQCKTSQDPEVRKGPWTMEEDLILMNYIANHGEGVWNSLAKAAGLKRNGKSCRLRWLNYLRPDVRRGNITPEEQLLIMELHAKWGNRWSKIAKHLPGRTDNEIKNYWRTRIQKHIKQAENFQQQSSNNSEINDHQASTSHVSTMAEPMEMYSPPCYQGMLEPFSTQFPTINPDQSSCCTNDNNNINYWSMEDSWSMQLLNGD, encoded by the exons ATGGATAAAAAACAACAGTGTAAGACGTCTCAAGATCCTGAAGTGAGAAAAGGGCCTTGGACAATGGAAGAAGACTTGATCTTGATGAACTATATTGCAAATCATGGGGAAGGTGTTTGGAACTCTTTGGCCAAAGCTGCTG GTCTCAAACGTAACGGAAAGAGTTGCCGGCTAAGGTGGCTAAATTACCTCCGTCCTGATGTTAGAAGAGGGAATATTACACCCGAGGAACAACTTTTGATTATGGAGCTCCACGCAAAGTGGGGAAACAG GTGGTCCAAAATTGCCAAGCATCTACCTGGAAGGACTGATAATGAGATCAAGAACTATTGGAGGACAAGGATCCAGAAGCACATCAAGCAAGCTGAGAACTTTCAGCAACAGAGTAGTAATAATTCTGAGATAAATGATCACCAAGCTAGCACTAGCCATGTTTCCACCATGGCTGAGCCCATGGAGATGTATTCTCCACCCTGTTATCAAGGAATGTTAGAGCCATTTTCAACTCAGTTCCCTACAATTAATCCTGATCAATCCAGTTGTTGTACCAATGACAACAACAACATTAACTATTGGAGCATGGAGGATAGCTGGTCAATGCAATTACTGAACGGTGATTAA